The proteins below are encoded in one region of Pedococcus aerophilus:
- a CDS encoding alpha/beta fold hydrolase, with the protein MMTLNHVRRGSGSPLLLVHGLGAGWRSWAPILDGLAQHREVIAVDLPGFGDSPSLTGEVSIATLTDSVADFIREQGLDGVSTVGQSMGGRMVLELARRGVGGDAVALDPGGFWSDRELAVFGATLRPSVALVRALRGALPSLLGSPVGRTLLLAQLSARPWALSRDTVLPDVRGLADSPATAAALDALTKGPKQQGAPAGTVPGRVTIGWGRRDLVTVPKQAARATELFPDAVLHWFERCGHFPQWDAPDEATRLILDSTH; encoded by the coding sequence ATGATGACCCTCAACCATGTTCGACGCGGAAGCGGAAGTCCTTTGTTGCTCGTGCACGGTCTGGGGGCGGGCTGGCGATCGTGGGCTCCGATCCTCGACGGCCTGGCCCAGCACCGGGAGGTCATCGCTGTCGACCTGCCCGGCTTCGGTGACTCGCCGTCGCTGACCGGCGAGGTCTCGATCGCGACCTTGACCGACTCCGTTGCGGACTTCATCCGCGAACAAGGTCTGGACGGGGTCTCCACAGTGGGCCAGTCGATGGGCGGGCGTATGGTGCTCGAGCTCGCCCGGCGCGGCGTGGGCGGCGACGCCGTGGCGTTGGACCCGGGCGGCTTCTGGAGCGACCGCGAGCTGGCCGTCTTCGGCGCCACCCTGCGGCCCTCGGTCGCGCTGGTGCGAGCACTTCGAGGCGCACTGCCATCACTGCTCGGGAGCCCTGTCGGCAGAACCCTGCTGCTGGCGCAGTTGTCGGCGCGGCCCTGGGCGCTGTCTCGCGACACGGTGCTGCCGGACGTCCGCGGGCTTGCGGACTCCCCGGCCACTGCCGCGGCGCTGGACGCCCTGACGAAGGGGCCCAAGCAACAGGGCGCCCCAGCTGGCACCGTGCCCGGCCGAGTCACGATCGGGTGGGGGCGCCGTGACCTGGTGACTGTGCCGAAGCAGGCTGCACGGGCCACGGAGCTGTTCCCCGATGCGGTGCTGCACTGGTTCGAGCGTTGCGGTCACTTCCCGCAATGGGACGCACCGGATGAAGCAACTCGACTGATCCTCGACAGCACCCACTGA